The Chengkuizengella sediminis genome segment AATTTTTGCAGACTATTAGTCCAGGTCCAATCTCTAATTAAATACTACCGTTTTATTTTCATGGACTAAAATTCGATCCTCAACATGCCAAGAAACAGCTCTTGCTAAAACAATTCTTTCAATATGTCTACCAATTCGTTTCAGCTCATCCACGGAATCTCTATGACTTACTCTTTGTACGTCTTGTTCAATAATCGGACCTCCATCAAGCTCTTCTGTCACATAGTGAGCAGTCGCCCCTATGATTTTTACACCTCTGTTAAAAGCCTGAGCGTAAGGCTTCCCACCTACAAATGCTGGCAAAAAGGAATGATGTATGTTAATAATTCTATTTTGAAAAACTTGAAGGAACTTATGTGAAATGATTTGCATATATCTCGCTAGAATAATCGCATCTACTTTTCCTTCTGTCACTTCAAGCTGTTTTGCCTCAGCTTCAGCTTTGGTGTCAGCTGTCACAGGAATATGATAATATGGAATCCCAAAAGATTCTACTAGCTCCCTCATATCATCGTGGTTACTTACCACCATCTTAATATCCGCATATAAATCTCCTGCTTGCCATTGCCATAACAATTCGAGTAAACAATGGTCTTCTTTTGAAACAAAAATAGCTAACTTTTGTTTCTTGTGAGCCAAACTTATTCTCCAATTCATTTGAAATTCATTTGCAACCATGGCAAAATCCTCTTTTAATGCATTTAGCTTAGACTCTAAATCAGGCAAATCAAATTCAATTCGAATAAAGAACATTCCACCCTCAGGATCCATCGTGTACTGATCAGATTGAACGATATTTGCTTCATGTTGATGCAAAAACTTGGATACGGTTGCTACAATACCAGGTCGATCTGGACATGAGATTAACATACGAGCTCTATTTTCACTTGTTTTATCTGACCATTTATTCAAATTAGGTGTCAGTGGTTTCATGTTTTAAGATGACGCTCCTTCTTTTGCAAAACTAACGGTTAAACGTTGATTGATCTGCTCTTCAGATAAATCTGAAAGCACCTTCGCTTCCATCATTTGATCATACAATCGTTCCATCGGCTCACGAGGATCTTGTTTTCTTAATTTTGCATCACTTTTTAACATTTCCCATGTGTTTAGTATAAATTCTCTTTGATTTATAGAATTTTTATTAAAAAAGTGATTTATTTTTTCAACATCTTCAAGAAACTCAGATCCAAATCGATCTTCTAAATCTCCTTTAAGTAAAGCAATCTCTGCTTCGTACATCGGTCTTTGAGATTTTTTATCTTTACCGATCCATGGTGTTTCTAAAATCATTGGAAGATGTTTTAATTTTTCATGATGAACGATGTTGTTCATCGCATTAAATCCAATAAACCCTGAACCTACTGGGGCATGACGATCTTTTCCTGCTCCACGAGGGTTTTTACTATCGTTCAAATGTAATACAGCGATGCGATCTAATCCAACAATCTTATCAAATTGCTCTAAAACTCCATCAAGATCATTTACAAGGTCATAACCTGCATCATGAACGTGACATGTGTCAAAGCATACTGTTAATCGTTCATTACTTTGTACTTTATCTATAATAGAGGCAAGTTCTTCAAAACTTCTCCCAATTTCAGTTCCTTTTCCAGCCATCGTTTCTAATGCGATATTTACGTTCGTTTCTTTTGTACCTTCAAGAACTTCATTTAATCCTTCAGCTATTCGTGAAATTCCGTATTCTGCATCTTTATCCGTATATGCCCCGGGATGAAGTACGATATTTTTAACGCCTAAATAATCCGTTCTTTTCATTTCTTCCT includes the following:
- a CDS encoding deoxyribonuclease IV yields the protein MLKIGSHVSFSSKGLLNAAEEAETYGSSTFMIYTGAPQNTRRKPIEEQFIEEGKQLMGKNDIHEIVVHAPYIINLGSYKSNTFQLAVDFLQEEMKRTDYLGVKNIVLHPGAYTDKDAEYGISRIAEGLNEVLEGTKETNVNIALETMAGKGTEIGRSFEELASIIDKVQSNERLTVCFDTCHVHDAGYDLVNDLDGVLEQFDKIVGLDRIAVLHLNDSKNPRGAGKDRHAPVGSGFIGFNAMNNIVHHEKLKHLPMILETPWIGKDKKSQRPMYEAEIALLKGDLEDRFGSEFLEDVEKINHFFNKNSINQREFILNTWEMLKSDAKLRKQDPREPMERLYDQMMEAKVLSDLSEEQINQRLTVSFAKEGASS
- the purU gene encoding formyltetrahydrofolate deformylase, translating into MKPLTPNLNKWSDKTSENRARMLISCPDRPGIVATVSKFLHQHEANIVQSDQYTMDPEGGMFFIRIEFDLPDLESKLNALKEDFAMVANEFQMNWRISLAHKKQKLAIFVSKEDHCLLELLWQWQAGDLYADIKMVVSNHDDMRELVESFGIPYYHIPVTADTKAEAEAKQLEVTEGKVDAIILARYMQIISHKFLQVFQNRIINIHHSFLPAFVGGKPYAQAFNRGVKIIGATAHYVTEELDGGPIIEQDVQRVSHRDSVDELKRIGRHIERIVLARAVSWHVEDRILVHENKTVVFN